One genomic region from Papaver somniferum cultivar HN1 unplaced genomic scaffold, ASM357369v1 unplaced-scaffold_24, whole genome shotgun sequence encodes:
- the LOC113340824 gene encoding cytochrome P450 734A1-like gives MEEEGSKKCLWLLFSLSLVLLVVLKVMGFLWWRPKRIEEHFSKQGIKGPPYRFFIGNVKELVSLMLKASSTPMPLSHNILPRVFSFYHHWKKIYGGTFLVWFGPTPRLTVADPDLIREIFTSKSEFYEKNENHPLIRQLEGDGLLSLKGEKWAHHRKIITPTFHMENLKLLIPVMGDSAVEMLEKWSEMCGTSGEVELEVTEWFQSLVEEVITRTAFGSSHEEGKAVFKLQQEQMIYAAEAFQKVFIPGYRFLPTKKNRCSWKLDKEIKKSLITLIERRKQNNSQFVDGCSKDLLGLMINAGSKETTLVRSDSSSSTSTITILDIVEECKSFFFAGKQTTSNLLTWITILLAMHPEWQKLARDEVLKICGSRDVPTKDGVAKLKTLMMIVNETLRLYPPAIATIRRAKTDVELGSYKIPSGTELLIPILAVHHDQALWGNDATMFNPARFSEGVARAAKHPMAFIPFGLGARTCIGQNLAILQAKLAIAAILQRFSFSLSPSYQHAPTVLMLLYPQHGAPITFRRLTEPISSTSSQDQG, from the exons ATGGAGGAAGAGGGTTCAAAGAAGTGTCTATGGTTACTGTTCAGTTTGTCCTTGGTATTACTAGTAGTATTAAAAGTGATGGGGTTTTTATGGTGGAGACCAAAAAGAATTGAAGAACATTTTTCAAAACAAGGGATCAAAGGACCTCCATATAGATTCTTTATAGGGAATGTTAAAGAGCTTGTTTCTTTGATGCTTAAAGCTTCTTCTACACCTATGCCGCTTTCTCATAATATCCTGCCTAGAGTTTTCTCTTTTTATCATCATTGGAAGAAAATCTATG GAGGAACATTTCTTGTGTGGTTCGGACCGACGCCACGATTAACCGTTGCGGATCCGGACCTGATTCGGGAAATCTTCACATCAAAATCAGAATTTTATGAGAAGAATGAGAATCACCCACTTATTAGACAGCTTGAAGGTGATGGTTTATTAAGCCTTAAAGGTGAAAAATGGGCACACCATAGAAAAATCATCACCCCAACTTTTCATATGGAAAATCTCAAA ttgTTGATACCAGTGATGGGAGACAGTGCAGTAGAAATGTTAGAGAAATGGTCAGAGATGTGTGGTACCAGTGGAGAAGTAGAGTTGGAAGTAACAGAATGGTTTCAATCTTTGGTTGAAGAAGTTATTACAAGAACTGCTTTTGGCAGCAGTCATGAAGAAGGAAAAGCTGTTTTTAAGTTGCAACAAGAACAAATGATTTATGCAGCTGAAGCTTTTCAAAAGGTTTTCATTCCAGGATACAg GTTCCTTCCTACGAAAAAGAACAGGTGTTCTTGGAAGCtggataaagaaatcaagaaatcTCTGATTACGTTAATAGAACGGCGAAAACAAAACAACAGCCAATTTGTTGATGGGTGTTCTAAAGATTTACTGGGACTTATGATCAATGCCGGTTCGAAAGAAACGACGTTAGTCCGGTCGGATTCTTCGTCGTCGACTTCGACTATAACCATACTTGACATTGTTGAAGAGTGCAAGAGTTTCTTCTTCGCCGGTAAACAGACTACATCAAATTTACTCACCTGGATTACAATTTTACTGGCTATGCATCCGGAATGGCAAAAATTGGCACGTGAcgaagttttgaaaatttgtggATCACGTGATGTACCAACGAAGGATGGCGTGGCGAAACTTAAGACG TTAATGATGATCGTCAATGAAACATTGAGACTGTATCCACCGGCAATCGCAACGATTAGACGGGCTAAAACAGACGTTGAACTTGGCAGTTATAAGATCCCAAGTGGAACGGAGCTTCTAATACCCATCTTAGCAGTGCATCATGACCAAGCGTTATGGGGAAATGATGCAACAATGTTCAATCCGGCTCGGTTTTCCGAAGGAGTGGCTCGTGCTGCTAAGCATCCTATGGCGTTTATACCATTTGGCCTTGGTGCACGTACATGTATTGGACAAAATCTTGCAATTTTACAAGCAAAGCTAGCAATAGCTGCAATACTTCAACGGTTTTCGTTTAGCTTATCGCCGAGTTACCAACACGCGCCAACAGTCCTGATGCTTTTATATCCACAACACGGTGCACCAATTACATTCCGGCGACTGACGGAACCAATCAGTAGTACTAGTAGTCAAGATCAAGGCTGA